The proteins below come from a single Vibrio natriegens NBRC 15636 = ATCC 14048 = DSM 759 genomic window:
- a CDS encoding protein YgfX, with protein MSPTTSVKFVNLTLSSSNTARVISFVLLFSMTWAVTLSDTPIVLSIYLLLMIAKLHFGQLLVAPASQGIWHVHCDGTIRSESTQTQIKQIDLSTLPFNITITLQSGDSVTVWRDSCADTQYRQLSLVLRQWEMKQGADAPC; from the coding sequence TTGTCGCCCACAACCTCAGTAAAGTTCGTTAATCTCACACTTTCCTCCTCAAATACTGCCCGAGTTATTAGCTTTGTTCTTCTTTTCTCTATGACTTGGGCGGTCACCCTTTCCGATACCCCAATTGTATTATCTATTTATCTGTTATTAATGATCGCGAAGCTGCACTTTGGTCAACTTTTGGTTGCGCCTGCCAGCCAAGGTATCTGGCATGTTCATTGTGATGGCACGATAAGAAGCGAATCAACACAGACTCAGATCAAGCAGATCGACTTGTCGACCCTGCCTTTTAATATCACCATTACACTGCAATCTGGAGATAGTGTGACAGTATGGCGCGATAGCTGCGCCGATACACAATACCGTCAGTTAAGCCTGGTATTGCGTCAGTGGGAAATGAAACAGGGAGCTGATGCTCCCTGTTGA
- a CDS encoding succinate dehydrogenase assembly factor 2 has product MYTPEEKARIKWACRRGMLELDVVIMPFFEECFDALSEQEQHDFVSLLECDDPDLFTWIMGHGRSENLSHASMVDKIVAHNLSKVR; this is encoded by the coding sequence ATGTACACTCCTGAAGAAAAGGCGCGTATTAAATGGGCTTGCCGCAGAGGTATGCTTGAGCTGGATGTGGTGATTATGCCGTTCTTTGAAGAGTGCTTTGATGCGCTGAGTGAGCAGGAACAGCATGACTTTGTTTCTTTGCTTGAGTGTGATGACCCTGATCTGTTTACCTGGATTATGGGACACGGACGTAGTGAGAACCTGAGCCACGCTTCAATGGTTGATAAAATTGTCGCCCACAACCTCAGTAAAGTTCGTTAA
- the ygfZ gene encoding tRNA-modifying protein YgfZ → MEWQTRFSALPLSTQDTLPELSISLLDNLGVITMVGDDKKSYLQGQVTCDVVSLEKDQSTLGAHCDAKGKVWSVFRLFHHQDGYGLIQPKSALEIELKEIKKYAVFSKVTIEESNDIILGVAGSQANSFIDGISEESGDVRAINGGTAVKVADNRWLLLLTSDAAQSMIENSDATLTTHELWNRFEIEAALPFVPAAAQNEHIPQALNLQALGGISFTKGCYTGQETVARAKYRGTNKRAMYIVKGATATNLNDEPVQLERSVGENWRSVGALLTHYQFADNQAIGLIVLPNNLDDDTRLRLVSQPECEWTIAELPYSLDDE, encoded by the coding sequence ATGGAATGGCAAACTCGCTTTTCAGCTCTACCCCTATCAACTCAAGATACTTTACCTGAGCTCTCTATCTCACTGTTGGATAACCTAGGCGTGATCACCATGGTGGGTGATGACAAAAAATCATACTTACAAGGCCAGGTCACCTGCGATGTTGTCTCTCTTGAGAAAGACCAATCAACACTTGGGGCACATTGTGATGCCAAAGGCAAAGTGTGGAGTGTTTTCCGCTTATTCCATCACCAAGATGGCTATGGACTGATCCAACCAAAGTCAGCCCTTGAAATCGAATTAAAAGAAATTAAGAAATACGCTGTATTTTCCAAAGTTACGATCGAAGAATCCAACGACATTATTCTTGGCGTTGCTGGCTCTCAAGCCAATTCGTTTATCGATGGCATCAGCGAAGAGTCTGGTGATGTACGTGCGATTAACGGCGGCACTGCCGTCAAAGTGGCAGACAACCGCTGGCTGCTGCTATTGACCAGCGATGCGGCTCAATCGATGATTGAAAACAGTGACGCTACACTGACGACACATGAACTTTGGAACCGTTTTGAGATTGAAGCGGCACTACCATTTGTACCAGCAGCGGCGCAAAACGAGCACATTCCACAAGCACTCAACCTGCAAGCACTTGGTGGTATCAGCTTCACTAAAGGTTGTTACACTGGGCAAGAAACCGTGGCACGTGCCAAATACCGCGGTACGAATAAACGTGCGATGTACATCGTGAAAGGCGCAACAGCGACAAACCTCAATGATGAACCAGTCCAACTAGAACGTAGTGTTGGTGAGAACTGGCGCTCAGTCGGTGCTCTACTGACTCATTACCAGTTTGCCGATAACCAAGCAATTGGCTTGATCGTCTTACCCAATAACTTAGATGACGACACGCGTTTGCGTTTAGTCTCTCAGCCAGAATGTGAATGGACCATCGCAGAACTGCCTTACAGCCTTGACGATGAGTAA
- a CDS encoding aminoacyl-tRNA deacylase has translation MSKLIETPLMQFLAEQNITFRLLPHQRPSTTIEDAAQQRGIRPSQMVKAILLRDMGNLYALACAPGDRSIDPKKVRSLLQCRRMTCVDQADVESITGYKIGTVTPLLLKRHMPIVFDPSLLNEGEVTISSGDRMAGIALSIDDLVKLCQPVVADICR, from the coding sequence ATGAGTAAACTCATTGAAACCCCTTTAATGCAGTTTTTGGCAGAGCAAAACATCACGTTTCGCTTGCTACCGCATCAAAGACCTTCTACCACCATTGAAGATGCCGCGCAGCAGCGTGGCATTCGCCCTTCTCAAATGGTTAAAGCTATCCTGCTGAGAGATATGGGGAATCTTTATGCACTTGCCTGTGCTCCAGGAGACCGAAGTATTGACCCTAAAAAGGTTCGCTCACTCCTTCAATGCCGACGCATGACTTGTGTCGACCAAGCGGATGTTGAAAGCATTACCGGATACAAAATTGGCACAGTGACTCCGCTGTTACTTAAACGTCATATGCCAATCGTTTTTGACCCAAGCCTCTTAAACGAAGGGGAAGTCACGATCAGCAGTGGTGATCGAATGGCAGGCATCGCTTTATCAATCGATGACCTAGTCAAGCTATGTCAGCCTGTCGTCGCGGATATTTGTCGTTGA
- a CDS encoding DUF1107 domain-containing protein yields MRLFKRYTPGMIAKHISRLFKGRIYIYGVGKFEFDNGKLMLPEKAEQRHFRAVKEINKEIMKLRCAYA; encoded by the coding sequence ATGAGACTGTTTAAGCGCTATACACCAGGTATGATTGCTAAACATATAAGTCGTCTTTTTAAGGGAAGAATTTATATTTACGGGGTCGGTAAATTCGAGTTTGATAACGGCAAACTAATGCTGCCTGAGAAAGCGGAGCAACGTCACTTCAGAGCCGTAAAAGAGATCAACAAAGAAATAATGAAACTCCGATGCGCATATGCTTAG
- a CDS encoding FAD-dependent 2-octaprenylphenol hydroxylase, whose amino-acid sequence MMQSVDIAIIGGGMVGLALAAAFKDSDLRIAVIEGSVPDDKLNELPDVRVSALSRSSETILRKLGAWQGIEQRRASPYYGMEVWEQDSFAKIEFDAQSMAQPDLGHIVENRVIQLALLEQVEKQDNVTLFMPARCATLAVGEQESWLTLDNGQAMTAKLVVGADGANSWLRRQMDIPLTHWDYGHSALVANVKTAEPHNHIARQIFTPHGPLALLPMSQPNMCSIVWSTEPDRAEHLLAMDEHEFNKALTSEFDARLGLCGVVGARAAFPLKMRYARDFVVERVALVGDAAHTIHPLAGQGVNLGLLDAASLAQEVLALWNQGQDIGSKRNLRSYERWRKAESAKMIAAMQGFRDLFSGENPAKKLIRGIGLSLAGQLPGAKDEIMKRALGLKGDLPELARQ is encoded by the coding sequence ATGATGCAAAGTGTAGATATCGCCATCATCGGCGGAGGAATGGTTGGGTTAGCGCTTGCCGCCGCATTCAAAGACAGTGACCTGCGAATCGCTGTCATTGAAGGTAGTGTACCTGACGATAAACTGAATGAACTGCCCGATGTGCGCGTGTCTGCATTGAGTCGCTCTAGTGAAACCATATTACGTAAGCTGGGAGCCTGGCAGGGCATTGAACAGCGCAGAGCGTCGCCATACTATGGTATGGAAGTTTGGGAACAGGACAGCTTTGCCAAAATAGAGTTTGATGCCCAAAGCATGGCGCAGCCTGATCTGGGCCATATTGTTGAAAACAGAGTGATTCAACTGGCACTGCTGGAGCAAGTTGAGAAGCAAGACAACGTGACGCTGTTTATGCCTGCCCGTTGCGCTACATTGGCCGTTGGTGAGCAAGAAAGCTGGCTAACACTGGATAATGGACAAGCGATGACGGCCAAACTAGTGGTTGGTGCGGATGGTGCAAACTCTTGGCTGCGTCGTCAGATGGACATTCCTCTTACTCATTGGGATTACGGCCATAGCGCGTTGGTCGCAAATGTAAAAACTGCCGAACCGCATAACCATATCGCGCGTCAGATTTTTACTCCACATGGCCCATTGGCACTATTACCAATGTCTCAACCTAATATGTGCTCCATTGTTTGGTCGACAGAGCCAGACAGAGCTGAGCATTTACTTGCTATGGATGAACATGAATTCAATAAAGCGTTAACCAGTGAGTTCGATGCACGTCTTGGCTTGTGTGGGGTTGTAGGCGCACGCGCCGCATTTCCGCTTAAAATGCGTTATGCACGAGACTTTGTCGTCGAACGAGTAGCATTAGTGGGTGACGCTGCGCATACCATTCATCCACTTGCTGGCCAAGGTGTGAACTTGGGGCTTCTGGATGCAGCAAGTTTGGCTCAGGAAGTTCTGGCTTTATGGAATCAAGGGCAGGATATTGGTAGTAAGCGTAACCTTCGCAGTTACGAGCGCTGGCGTAAAGCGGAATCGGCTAAGATGATTGCTGCTATGCAAGGTTTCCGTGACTTGTTCTCTGGTGAGAATCCGGCTAAGAAGCTGATACGTGGTATTGGTTTGAGCCTGGCTGGGCAATTACCTGGGGCGAAAGATGAGATCATGAAACGAGCGCTCGGCTTGAAAGGTGATCTGCCAGAGTTAGCACGTCAATAG